A DNA window from Mobula hypostoma chromosome 3, sMobHyp1.1, whole genome shotgun sequence contains the following coding sequences:
- the dclre1b gene encoding 5' exonuclease Apollo isoform X2, whose translation MTVTLIDSNHCPGSVMFLFDGYFGTILYTADFRYTPTMFCNSPLSTEKRIDILYLDNTNCDPECVVPSREEATEQIKEIINTHPEHDVVIGLYNLGKESLLIELALAFKTWIVVSPRRLQMFQLLRLSNVFTSEIGAGRIRVVDQNEINRFNMVRWNQTCPTIAIIPTSRRIKLAHRDIHVIPYSDHSSFQELQEFVARLKPCSIMPIVKGTACHVYFSQCLSRSDELKPIQVPETVERCMKKNSKHNEALPDRFLKSRPLDIPRGVVFESPEEGLHDCDGADDLCTEELSWCYASLKSFDAVVEQYFKRRNKRNVRNMFD comes from the exons ATGACTGTGACATTGATTGACAGCAATCACTGTCCTGGCTCTGTCATGTTTCTGTTTGATGGCTATTTTGGCACCATTCTGTACACAG CGGATTTCCGTTACACGCCCACCATGTTCTGCAATTCTCCACTGAGCACAGAGAAGAGAATAGATATTCtatacctggacaatacaaactgTGATCCTGAGTGTGTGGTACCCTCCCGTGAAGAGGCTACTGAACAGATCAAAGAAATAATCAACACTCACCCAGAACACGACGTTGtaattg GTCTATATAACTTGGGCAAAGAATCCTTGTTGATAGAGTTGGCTCTGGCATTCAAAACCTGGATTGTGGTGAGTCCCCGCAGACTTCAGATGTTTCAGCTGCTGAGACTGAGCAATGTGTTCACTTCAGAGATTGGGGCTGGAAGAATCCGTGTGGTGGATCAGAACGAAATTAACCGATTTAATATGGTTCGGTGGAATCAAACGTGCCCTACGATTGCCATTATCCCAACAAGCCGCAGAATAAAACTCGCACACAGAGACATTCACGTGATTCCCTATTCGGATCATTCCTCCTTTCAGGAGCTGCAGGAATTTGTGGCCAGACTGAAGCCCTGTTCCATTATGCCTATCGTGAAAGGAACAGCATGCCACGTATACTTCTCCCAGTGTCTTAGCAGAAGTGATGAGTTGAAGCCAATCCAAGTTCCGGAAACAGTAGAAAGATGCATGAAAAAGAATTCGAAACATAATGAGGCTCTGCCTGATCGGTTTTTAAAATCAAGACCTCTGGATATTCCTCGGGGTGTAGTGTTCGAGTCACCAGAGGAAGGACTGCATGACTGCGATGGAGCTGATGATCTCTGTACAGAGGAGCTGAGTTGGTGCTATGCTAGTCTGAAATCTTTTGATGCTGTTGTTGAACAATATTTTAAGAGGAGGAATAAGCGAAATGTGAGAAACATGTTTGATTAG
- the dclre1b gene encoding 5' exonuclease Apollo isoform X1 — protein sequence MNGTLIPNTPFAVDFWQIRKCSHVRLFFLSHLHSDHTSGLSSTWNRSIYCSPITAKLLRWKFQVEERLIHPLEIGESHLLYLDEVGKETMTVTLIDSNHCPGSVMFLFDGYFGTILYTADFRYTPTMFCNSPLSTEKRIDILYLDNTNCDPECVVPSREEATEQIKEIINTHPEHDVVIGLYNLGKESLLIELALAFKTWIVVSPRRLQMFQLLRLSNVFTSEIGAGRIRVVDQNEINRFNMVRWNQTCPTIAIIPTSRRIKLAHRDIHVIPYSDHSSFQELQEFVARLKPCSIMPIVKGTACHVYFSQCLSRSDELKPIQVPETVERCMKKNSKHNEALPDRFLKSRPLDIPRGVVFESPEEGLHDCDGADDLCTEELSWCYASLKSFDAVVEQYFKRRNKRNVRNMFD from the exons ATGAATGGTACACTAATCCCAAACACTCCCTTTGCTGTGGATTTCTGGCAGATTCGAAAGTGCAGCCACGTCCGTTTGTTCTTCCTTTCCCACTTGCATAGTGATCACACGTCGGGTCTCTCTTCTACCTGGAACAGATCCATATACTGCTCTCCTATTACTGCCAAGTTGTTGCGATGGAAGTTTCAG GTGGAGGAAAGATTGATTCACCCACTTGAGATAGGAGAGAGTCACCTCTTATACCTTGATGAAGTCGGAAAAGAAACCATGACTGTGACATTGATTGACAGCAATCACTGTCCTGGCTCTGTCATGTTTCTGTTTGATGGCTATTTTGGCACCATTCTGTACACAG CGGATTTCCGTTACACGCCCACCATGTTCTGCAATTCTCCACTGAGCACAGAGAAGAGAATAGATATTCtatacctggacaatacaaactgTGATCCTGAGTGTGTGGTACCCTCCCGTGAAGAGGCTACTGAACAGATCAAAGAAATAATCAACACTCACCCAGAACACGACGTTGtaattg GTCTATATAACTTGGGCAAAGAATCCTTGTTGATAGAGTTGGCTCTGGCATTCAAAACCTGGATTGTGGTGAGTCCCCGCAGACTTCAGATGTTTCAGCTGCTGAGACTGAGCAATGTGTTCACTTCAGAGATTGGGGCTGGAAGAATCCGTGTGGTGGATCAGAACGAAATTAACCGATTTAATATGGTTCGGTGGAATCAAACGTGCCCTACGATTGCCATTATCCCAACAAGCCGCAGAATAAAACTCGCACACAGAGACATTCACGTGATTCCCTATTCGGATCATTCCTCCTTTCAGGAGCTGCAGGAATTTGTGGCCAGACTGAAGCCCTGTTCCATTATGCCTATCGTGAAAGGAACAGCATGCCACGTATACTTCTCCCAGTGTCTTAGCAGAAGTGATGAGTTGAAGCCAATCCAAGTTCCGGAAACAGTAGAAAGATGCATGAAAAAGAATTCGAAACATAATGAGGCTCTGCCTGATCGGTTTTTAAAATCAAGACCTCTGGATATTCCTCGGGGTGTAGTGTTCGAGTCACCAGAGGAAGGACTGCATGACTGCGATGGAGCTGATGATCTCTGTACAGAGGAGCTGAGTTGGTGCTATGCTAGTCTGAAATCTTTTGATGCTGTTGTTGAACAATATTTTAAGAGGAGGAATAAGCGAAATGTGAGAAACATGTTTGATTAG